GTATCTTGTTCCTATTAGTATTCTAATAGCAATGCAGCCGGACTATGGCACGATGACCTTAATAGTTGTTACGGTGTTCTTATTTTTATTGTTTATGGGAATAAATTTTAGGTTTTGGTTAAGTATAACAAGTATTGTTTTTGTAATTCTTTTGATTGGAGCGCTTCTCGCTCCATATAGACTTCAACGAATAACGTCAAATTTTGATCCGTGGGCTCATATGCGAACTAGTGGTTATCAGATTGTTCAAGCTCTATATGGTATCGGGGATGGTGGATTTTTTGGACAAGGACTTGGTAGTGGAAAACAGAAATTAGGTTATCTTCCAGAAGCACATACAGACTTTGTTTACTCTGTTTTTTCAGAAGAGGTTGGTATGGTTGGAGGGGTTGCCTTTTTGTTTGGCTTTTTAAATCTTGTGCTTTTACTTTTTAAGATGGCAAAAAAGGTTACAGATCCCTTTGACAAATCATTTATTTTTTGGACTGCTACAATATTGGGTTTGCAGTGTTTTTTGAACGTTTTTATGGTTTTAAACATCATACCTGTTATTGGTGTGCCACTGCCTTTTCTTAGTTATGGAGGAACTTCTGAAATAATCAATTTGATAATGATTGCCATATGTTATAGATTTTATTCTGATTTGCCAAGAGGTCTGCAATGAGAATTTTAATTGTCACATCTGGTACTGGCGGTCACTTTTATCCTGCACTTTGTGTAGCAGAGCTTTTTAAGAAATTACATCCTGAATCAAAAATATCCTTTTGGTCTCAAGGTACACTTCTTAAGAACACAAAGCTTGAGGGGATTGAAAAGAAAGAAATACCTTCTTACCCATTTGTTGGGATGACAAAAATTGTGCAATTTTTGTCAATTATAAAAACTATTTTTTTATCTTTGAAACTCATTCCAGAAATGATAAAATTTAAGCCTGACTGTTTAATTTCCTTTGGTGGTCATACAAGCGTTGCACCTTGTATTTCAGCTTATATGTTAGGCATACCAATATTATCTCACGAGCAAAATTATAAGTTAGGATTGACAAATTATCTAGTTTCTCGATTTGCTAAATTCATAATGACTTCTTTTCCAGAAGCTGATCCAAAATTGCCAGAAAGTAAAGTAATATTTACAGGGCTTCCAGTTAGAGAAAATATTGGAGAAGTTAAAATAGAAGAGGCAGAGAAAAGATTGGGATTTAAGAAATTGGAAAGAACCATTTTATGTTTTGGTGGAAGCCAAGGTTCTGAGGCAATAAATAAGACAGTATGGGCCTTATTGCCAATGCTTGATGAGAAGTATCTTGTAATACATATTACAGGCGAACAATTTGTTCCTCAAATAAGAGATCTAAAATGTCAATACGTTAATTTCAAATACTTTAAAGAAATGTCCTTGCTGTATGCATTATCAGATTTGGTTATTTCTAGAAGCGGGGCATCTACAGTATTTGAAATTATAAAGACAGGAAAAAGAGCTATTTTAATTCCCTATCCAGGAGCAAAATCGCATCAAAAATATAATGCTCTTTATCTTGAAAAATTGGGACTTGGAAAAGTTATATTTCAGAATGCACTTTCTGAAAACTTACTATATAATATGATTAGAGAAATATTTGAATTAAATAATAAAAGTATTAATGTGAATTATGATGAACTTTTAAAGCTTCAAAAGATTGATGCAACAAAAAATATTGTTGATCTTGTTGAAAAAATTATAGAAAGGAAGATGATAATTTCTTAATGGAAAACATTGTGAAAAATTTGAAGAAGGTTTTTTTTATTGGGATTGGTGGGACAGGCATGAGCGCTTTAGCGTTCTTTCTTCTCGAAGATGGAAAGATTATTTCGGGATCTGATAAGAAAGAATCTAGGTCTCTTTTAAAGTTAAAACAAAAAGGAGTAAATATATACATAGG
Above is a genomic segment from Thermodesulfobium narugense DSM 14796 containing:
- a CDS encoding UDP-N-acetylglucosamine--N-acetylmuramyl-(pentapeptide) pyrophosphoryl-undecaprenol N-acetylglucosamine transferase — encoded protein: MRILIVTSGTGGHFYPALCVAELFKKLHPESKISFWSQGTLLKNTKLEGIEKKEIPSYPFVGMTKIVQFLSIIKTIFLSLKLIPEMIKFKPDCLISFGGHTSVAPCISAYMLGIPILSHEQNYKLGLTNYLVSRFAKFIMTSFPEADPKLPESKVIFTGLPVRENIGEVKIEEAEKRLGFKKLERTILCFGGSQGSEAINKTVWALLPMLDEKYLVIHITGEQFVPQIRDLKCQYVNFKYFKEMSLLYALSDLVISRSGASTVFEIIKTGKRAILIPYPGAKSHQKYNALYLEKLGLGKVIFQNALSENLLYNMIREIFELNNKSINVNYDELLKLQKIDATKNIVDLVEKIIERKMIIS
- a CDS encoding FtsW/RodA/SpoVE family cell cycle protein, which gives rise to MKRMKDKRLLLLLTFILSLVGTLFTASSAAQLGIQLYSDPLSFFKHAIVYFVIGWLIFFIIVKLPSSFVKRYIDSLFYLSIALLIVTLVPFFSHKINGARRWINLGLISFQTSEFVKLTLGLKIARSASFFLALKNNISGFIVNISLYLVPISILIAMQPDYGTMTLIVVTVFLFLLFMGINFRFWLSITSIVFVILLIGALLAPYRLQRITSNFDPWAHMRTSGYQIVQALYGIGDGGFFGQGLGSGKQKLGYLPEAHTDFVYSVFSEEVGMVGGVAFLFGFLNLVLLLFKMAKKVTDPFDKSFIFWTATILGLQCFLNVFMVLNIIPVIGVPLPFLSYGGTSEIINLIMIAICYRFYSDLPRGLQ